The window TCCATGACCCCGACGAATACGATCCGTGTCCCCTCGGGCCGGCGCGGGAGCGCGCCGAAATGTTCCGTATCGACCCCGTTTTCCAGGATCTGCACCGGAACGCCGGGAATGTGAGCGCGGAAAAGCTCCGCCTCGCTCTGCGAGACCACGCAGGAGGCCTCGAATTCCGCCGCGATTTTCTGTTCATACTGCAGCAGGAGGCGACTTTCGCGCCCGTAGACCCAGCGCTTCACGCCACCGGAGTGCTCGGCCAGGCTGGCCCATTTTTGGGAATCGACATCACAGAAATGCATGATCCTGGGGGCTCCGCGGAAGCCTTCGGCGTAGGGGGCCATGGAACTGGAAAAGACGATAACGGCGTCGAACGGCTTCCGGGCCATTTCCGCGTCAACCTGCTTCTGAAGTGCAGGGCTGTGAAAATAGCCGAGGCTGAGCGGCTCCCGGCGCACGAAGGCGCGGGCCATTCCCGCCCCCCGCCGCAGCACGGGGTGATCGGGCGCAATCAGCCCGACCCCGAGTTCCTTCCGGAGCCTTTCGGCGTTTGGGCGGGTGCCCGGGTGGGCCAGCGAGCCGACGACCACCTCGTGGTTTTGGCCGAGATGTCTGATATGATGAAACACCGGGATCCGGTCCCCCCGGTCGGGAGGATAGGGAATCCGCTGGCAGAGGTAGAGTAGTCTCATAGCGCTGGATTATTTTTCAACTCGTACAGCCAGGATGCTTCCCGGCATTCCCATGCGTATGGCCATGCGATCGTATGCCTTGGCGACAAACCGCAATTTTTTTGGAAAATAATAATTTGTTTGCCCCACCCTGTAGAAATTCAAGATCAGCCTTGAACTGAAGGCGTGCGTCATCTTTTCTATCTGTTCAGGCCTGTTGCTTCGATAGAATACCTTGTAGTTTTCATATCGGCCGTCTCCACGCCTTCCATGTAGCTTGTTCAAATAGAAATCCTTGAGGTGCAGCATATCCATCATGATAGAGGCATGGACGAACCAGTGCCGGGAATCGACTGTAAATGCCCAAAATACCCCGCCCTTTTTGAGAATTCCATGAATTTTATCCCAAACCAGCTGTGGGTTCTCAAAATGCTCGAACACCATGACCGAAAACGCGATATCGATGGAATCCGCGGATATCGGGGCCTGCTCGAAAGTACATTGATATTTTGATGAGAAGTAGTCCCCAAGCCTGACATTCGCATCCGGTTCGACTCCGATGTATTCGAGCGAATGCTCGGCCAGGGAGCGCTGCAGGTTCTTGTCGTTGTCAAAACCGCCTCCGCAGCCGATATCGAGAACCCTCGGCCTTCCATTCAGCGCTTCCAGTCTTCGGGCGTCGGCCAGAATCATATCCCTCCAGACGGACGCCCTCCACTCTCCATTCCTGTATCGAGCCAGATAGGGTCGCCAGGATTTTGCCTGGTCCTCAGTCTCTGAATTCATGATGGGCACCATAGAGTGCCTGAATCCATAAAATCGCTGCCAAGGCTTAAAGGCGTGCCGGTCTGCGCCGGACAAGGCAAGGTGCAACCAGCTTAACACATTATCGGGGAAATCTGTTTTTTGAGTATTTTACCGACTGGTGGATTAAACTTGTTTCTGCCCTTGGCTGATTTCGGGTGTGGCGATCCGGTCTGTTCATGCGTCGATTCTGGAAGCAGGATCGATTTTCAGCCTTGAACCGGAACCAGGCGCATACCCTGACCGATCGAGCGCTATGGAATGCTCTGCCCATGATATCGAGTGAATTCGCGGCAAACAGGATCCGCCTTGCCCTGGTGCTTTCCGAACTCCGTCCCGGAGGGATGGAGAGGGTCGTGGTGCACCTGGCCGATGGACTGGCCGGTCGTGCTGTCCCGGTGGAAGTCCTCTGTCTGCAGGGTCCCGGCGCCCTGGCCCCCCTGCTTACAGGTAAGGGTATCTCCGTGCTGCCGCTCGAAAGCCACGCGGGCCGCGATCTGCGAGCCCTGTGGGGACTGCGTCGGGAACTGCGGCGGTCCGGACCGGATATCGTCCATCTTCACGATTATGCCAGTCTTCCCTATGCGGCCCTTGCCAACCTGTGCGGCGGAAGAAAACTGGTCTTTACGGCCCATGGTCTCCTGTATGACGGATTCGAGCCCCTGCGCAAACGGTTGCGGTTCTTCTCCCGCTTCCTTGACGGCATTTCCGCGGTTTCGGAAAAGGTGGCCGAGCGGCACCGGGAATATCTCGGCTGGCGCGGTCCGATCGACATCATCCCCAACGGAGTTCCCGAAGCGCCCCCCGATGCCGATGCCCGGCGCCGGGTACGCAGCGAACTGGGTTGTGCCGACGAGACGCATCTCTTTCTGGCGGTGGGCAACCCGCGTCCCGAAAAGGGTTTTGAGGACCTGCTCGAGGCGGCCGCGCTGCTGCGGAAGCAAAGCCATGCGTTCATGGTGGCGATTGCCGGGAGCCTCAACGAGAGCGAGTATTGCCGGGGACTGCTGGCCCGGCTGCAGACGCTGAACCTTAGCGACCACTGCCGCTTTCTCGGCTTCCGGCAGGATACCCCGGCCCTCTACTCGGCCGCCGACAGCCTCGTCCTTTCCAGTCGCAGCGAAGGTCTGCCGATGGTGATCCTCGAGGCGATGACGGCGGGTCTCCCCGTCATCGCCACCCGGGTGGGAGGCATCCCCGATGCCGTGGGGGATTGCGCCCGTCTCGTCGACGCCCGGAACCCCCCGGCGCTGGCCGAAGCCATGCTCGAGATCCAGTCGAGCGGCGAAACGCGGCGCACCCTAGGCGCGGCGGGGAAGGAACACGCGGCGAAACATCATGGAATCGGCCGGATGGTCGATCAGTACCTTGCCTGGTATGAGCGGATTCTGGCTAACCGGTGATTCCGTGACAGGCACCATTCCGCGGAAGGGTGGCCCGTGAACATTCTGTCCTTTTCCTACTGTTTTCCCAGCGAGCGCAATCCCAACTGGGGGGTGTTTGTCCAGCAGCGGCTGGCGGCGCTGGCGGAACTGGAGGCGCTTCAGGTCTGCTCGCCCGTCCCCTGGTTTCCGCTCCTGAAGCCGAGGCCGCTCCTTGCGGGGCCGGCGCCATGGCAGGGCCTGACCGTCCACCGGCCCGGTTTCTTCTACCTCCCGGGGTTCCTGAAGAACGGCGACGCCCGCTTCTACGCGCGCGGGGTGAGCCGCTGGCTGAAAGAGTTCTGCCGGGACTGGCGCCCCGACCTGCTCGACGCCCACTTCATCTGGCCGGACGGGGTGGCCGTCGCAGCGCTTGCGCAGGAACTGGGTATCCCCTACGCCATCACCCTGCGGGGCAAGATCTACGAATGCCTGAAGATTCCGGCGCAGGCGCGCCAGTGCGCCCGGGCGCTCGCGGGGGCGGCCGCCGTCATCAGCGTCTCCTCCCGGATGGCGGACGAGGCCCTGAAGCTGGGCGCGGACGGACGCAGGCTCCACGTGATCACCAACGGGGTGGATCTCGATCACTTCCACCCGCGCGAACGCACCGATTGCCGGCAACGGCTTGGTCTTCCGGTGGAGGGGCGGCTCCTGGTCACCGTCGCCCACCTGGGTGCGCGCAAGGGGCACCACGAGATGATCCGTGCCCTGGCACGCTTGCCCGAGGACGTGAGCCTGGTGATTGTCGGCGGGGAAGCCCAGGGGGGGACGGTGGAGGGACTGCGCGAGCTCGCGCGCGCCTCGGGAGTGGATGGGAGGCTCATCCTGCCGGGGCCCCAGCCCTATGATAGAATTCCCCTTTATTTCAGCGCCGCGGATGCCAGCGTGCTCGCCTCCTATAGGGAGGGGTGCCCGAATGCCGTACTGGAGAGCCTCGCCTGCGGCATCCCGGCCATCACCACCGAAGTGGGGGCGGTGCCCGATATCCTGCCGGTCCCGGAGGCAGGGCGGATCGTTCCGGTCCGGCAGGAAGGCCCGCTCGGCGATGCCATCGCCGAGGTATTGGGCCGCGAGTGGGATCCCCGTGAGGTCGCGCGCCAAAGCGGGGTGCGCTCCTGGAAGCGGGTGGCGGAGGAGGTGCGGGAGGTTTTTCGGTCTATTTGACTGTATTTATATGTTTTACGGATTCATGCGACAGGGCGGCGGGCGGAGGGGCTCCTGGCTCGAAGGAAGCTGGGCGGGTGCGGAAACTCATCGATCGGCCTGCCCCTGTCGATGTGTGTGGTTGCAGGATGAAACGGAGAGGGAATGAAACAGGTCAGGTCGATCAACCGGAAAAGGGTACAGCCGGACCGTCAGCGCCGGGTACTGGCGATTGTGGGAGACACCCAAGTAGGGTTGTGGGTGGTGCGCAGCCTGGCGCGCAACGGACTGGAAACCCACGCCATCACCAACACGGTCAATGGTCAGTCCGCGCACAGCCGTTACTGTGCCAGTTCCTGGCTCCTCGACCACAAGCCGGACCAGGAAGGTTTTGACGAGGAGATCCTGGCGCTTGCGCGCAGGCTGGATGTCGGTTCGATCATGCCGGTTTCGGAGGGTTTCCACAACCGGCTGATTTCCATGCGCGACCGGCTCGAAGCTGAGGGGATTCATCTCTTTTCCCCCTCCCGCGAATGCTTCGACAAGGCCACCGACAAGGACTATGTCCACGACCTCTGCCTGAAGCTGGGGATTCCGGCTGCCAGGGGGATGCGGCTCGACGAGCTGATGGAAAGCGGACCGGAATCCACCCTTGAATTCCCCCTGGTGATCCGCACCCGGAAGCAGAACGTGTCGGACGGCAAGGTGCCGCTCAAGGCCGCCTACGCGCGCAACCTCGACGAATTGATGAAATGGTACCGGCAGTTCGAAAGCTTCGCCTACAACGTGCTGGTGCAGGAGTACCACCCCGGCGCCGAGGAGCATGTGCAGATCCTGATGCACGACGGCGAGATGTTCATGACCGGCGATTACATCGGCGAGCACCACATGCCGCTGGCCGGCGGGGTGACGGTGCAGCGGATCAGCTGCCACCA of the Acidobacteriota bacterium genome contains:
- a CDS encoding class I SAM-dependent methyltransferase: MILADARRLEALNGRPRVLDIGCGGGFDNDKNLQRSLAEHSLEYIGVEPDANVRLGDYFSSKYQCTFEQAPISADSIDIAFSVMVFEHFENPQLVWDKIHGILKKGGVFWAFTVDSRHWFVHASIMMDMLHLKDFYLNKLHGRRGDGRYENYKVFYRSNRPEQIEKMTHAFSSRLILNFYRVGQTNYYFPKKLRFVAKAYDRMAIRMGMPGSILAVRVEK
- a CDS encoding glycosyltransferase family 4 protein; the protein is MNILSFSYCFPSERNPNWGVFVQQRLAALAELEALQVCSPVPWFPLLKPRPLLAGPAPWQGLTVHRPGFFYLPGFLKNGDARFYARGVSRWLKEFCRDWRPDLLDAHFIWPDGVAVAALAQELGIPYAITLRGKIYECLKIPAQARQCARALAGAAAVISVSSRMADEALKLGADGRRLHVITNGVDLDHFHPRERTDCRQRLGLPVEGRLLVTVAHLGARKGHHEMIRALARLPEDVSLVIVGGEAQGGTVEGLRELARASGVDGRLILPGPQPYDRIPLYFSAADASVLASYREGCPNAVLESLACGIPAITTEVGAVPDILPVPEAGRIVPVRQEGPLGDAIAEVLGREWDPREVARQSGVRSWKRVAEEVREVFRSI
- a CDS encoding glycosyltransferase; translated protein: MISSEFAANRIRLALVLSELRPGGMERVVVHLADGLAGRAVPVEVLCLQGPGALAPLLTGKGISVLPLESHAGRDLRALWGLRRELRRSGPDIVHLHDYASLPYAALANLCGGRKLVFTAHGLLYDGFEPLRKRLRFFSRFLDGISAVSEKVAERHREYLGWRGPIDIIPNGVPEAPPDADARRRVRSELGCADETHLFLAVGNPRPEKGFEDLLEAAALLRKQSHAFMVAIAGSLNESEYCRGLLARLQTLNLSDHCRFLGFRQDTPALYSAADSLVLSSRSEGLPMVILEAMTAGLPVIATRVGGIPDAVGDCARLVDARNPPALAEAMLEIQSSGETRRTLGAAGKEHAAKHHGIGRMVDQYLAWYERILANR
- a CDS encoding carboxylate--amine ligase produces the protein MKQVRSINRKRVQPDRQRRVLAIVGDTQVGLWVVRSLARNGLETHAITNTVNGQSAHSRYCASSWLLDHKPDQEGFDEEILALARRLDVGSIMPVSEGFHNRLISMRDRLEAEGIHLFSPSRECFDKATDKDYVHDLCLKLGIPAARGMRLDELMESGPESTLEFPLVIRTRKQNVSDGKVPLKAAYARNLDELMKWYRQFESFAYNVLVQEYHPGAEEHVQILMHDGEMFMTGDYIGEHHMPLAGGVTVQRISCHHQPVIDDTVKLLKALNWQGIAGVQYHYDPATGKYIFLEVNPRFSGGLPTVVRAGFEAPFNLWQTHFEPEKMQKTGYKLGLRSRILGGDANWFLGQMRRDELPPGQTHLSRVRAALTILWHSGPWTKDDSLLLSDPKPFYVDFKQMLKKLGARSHEIVN
- a CDS encoding TIGR03087 family PEP-CTERM/XrtA system glycosyltransferase, translated to MRLLYLCQRIPYPPDRGDRIPVFHHIRHLGQNHEVVVGSLAHPGTRPNAERLRKELGVGLIAPDHPVLRRGAGMARAFVRREPLSLGYFHSPALQKQVDAEMARKPFDAVIVFSSSMAPYAEGFRGAPRIMHFCDVDSQKWASLAEHSGGVKRWVYGRESRLLLQYEQKIAAEFEASCVVSQSEAELFRAHIPGVPVQILENGVDTEHFGALPRRPEGTRIVFVGVMDYAPNVEAVTFFVEKVWPAIRAARPGARFVIAGAKPSREVRNLARRPGVEVTGYVPDIRTHLSAALVSIAPLAIARGVQNKILEAMAAGVPVLTTPRVAAGLPAGADDLVFTAERTPEDFSRGLLELLADANGREERARKALNYVRQKCGWEAKLQILDDLLAQVLETSRGSLCNGLKS